One stretch of Tepiditoga spiralis DNA includes these proteins:
- a CDS encoding LacI family DNA-binding transcriptional regulator produces MPTLREISRLTGLSISTMSRVLNGSINVSEKTRTKVLKALKKYNYTQSDTIKKGLKKAIGVLVPDLQGDHYSLIAEGIESILIKNNYEMLLTTMNQIISREAQAFKEMSTRRVDGIILCTSSDDDNLIKRYIDKILPIVTVDRGKSDIKIDTVGIDNYNSAKEAAKYLYKKGHRKILFIEGPEEIYSCILRKKAFEDFFIRKNNVEIHFKKSNFGIQNGYNSVKNFIKENGINFTAIFFIDDWTALGGLKVLKELNIKCPKEVSIMGFDDSEFSPYLDPALTTVKQPTKEIGIQAAQLLLERVEGKSTSKVKRKIFLPTEIIERDSVIDISKK; encoded by the coding sequence ATGCCTACACTTAGAGAAATATCAAGATTAACTGGGTTGTCTATTTCTACTATGTCAAGAGTATTAAATGGAAGTATAAATGTCTCTGAAAAAACAAGAACTAAAGTTTTAAAAGCTTTAAAAAAATATAATTATACACAAAGCGATACTATAAAAAAAGGACTAAAAAAAGCAATTGGTGTCTTAGTACCTGATTTACAAGGAGATCATTATAGTTTAATTGCTGAAGGAATAGAAAGCATTTTAATAAAAAATAATTATGAAATGCTTTTAACTACAATGAATCAAATTATATCTCGTGAAGCTCAAGCTTTTAAAGAAATGTCAACAAGACGTGTTGATGGAATAATACTCTGTACATCATCTGATGATGATAATTTAATAAAAAGATATATAGATAAGATTTTGCCAATAGTTACTGTAGATAGAGGTAAATCAGATATAAAAATTGATACTGTTGGAATAGATAATTATAATTCTGCAAAAGAAGCAGCAAAATATTTGTATAAAAAAGGTCATAGAAAAATATTATTTATAGAAGGACCAGAAGAAATTTATTCTTGTATACTAAGAAAAAAGGCATTTGAAGATTTTTTTATAAGAAAAAATAATGTTGAAATACATTTTAAAAAAAGCAATTTTGGAATACAAAATGGCTATAATTCTGTAAAAAATTTTATAAAAGAAAATGGAATAAACTTTACAGCTATATTTTTTATAGATGATTGGACAGCTTTAGGAGGTTTAAAAGTTTTAAAAGAATTAAATATAAAATGTCCAAAAGAAGTAAGTATAATGGGATTTGATGATTCTGAGTTTTCTCCTTATTTAGATCCTGCTTTAACAACTGTAAAACAACCAACAAAAGAAATAGGAATACAAGCTGCACAATTACTATTAGAAAGAGTAGAAGGAAAAAGCACAAGTAAGGTTAAACGAAAAATATTTTTACCAACTGAAATAATTGAAAGAGACTCTGTAATAGATATATCAAAAAAATAA
- a CDS encoding ABC transporter ATP-binding protein: MNEVILEVKNLCKDFTLGVFSKEVKSAVKNVSFEVKKGEIISLIGESGSGKTTIGRMILKLLKPSKGKIIFKDKDITEIKSKKEKKDYYLKVQGIFQDPFSSFNSLYKVDRIFNMIFNSYFPHEEKKDGKIKKALNDVGLKPESVLNKYPHQLSGGQLQRLLIARALLMNVDLLIADELISMLDASTRIGVLNLLGKLSKENGMSVIFITHDLSLGYYLSDTTLIMYKGKLVEKGSTEKIYKNPVHPYTKMLLNSIPDIGFKWKKEEKFLPEKIEIEVNNFYKKNINKDTELEVEKNHKVIVNGR; this comes from the coding sequence ATGAATGAAGTAATTTTAGAGGTCAAAAATTTATGCAAAGATTTTACATTGGGAGTATTTTCAAAAGAAGTAAAATCAGCTGTAAAAAATGTTTCTTTTGAAGTAAAAAAAGGCGAAATCATTTCTTTAATTGGAGAAAGTGGTAGTGGAAAAACAACAATAGGAAGAATGATATTAAAGTTATTAAAACCTTCAAAAGGGAAAATAATATTTAAAGATAAAGATATAACCGAAATAAAATCAAAAAAAGAAAAGAAAGATTATTATTTAAAGGTTCAAGGAATATTTCAAGATCCATTTTCTTCATTCAATTCTTTGTACAAAGTAGATAGAATCTTTAATATGATTTTTAATAGTTACTTTCCACATGAAGAAAAAAAAGATGGAAAAATAAAAAAAGCTCTAAACGATGTTGGTTTAAAACCAGAATCAGTTTTAAATAAGTATCCTCATCAATTGAGTGGAGGACAGTTACAAAGACTTTTAATAGCAAGAGCATTATTAATGAATGTAGATCTATTAATAGCAGATGAATTAATAAGTATGTTAGATGCTTCAACAAGAATAGGGGTTTTAAATTTATTAGGCAAGTTATCAAAAGAAAATGGTATGTCTGTTATCTTTATAACCCATGATTTATCTCTTGGATATTATTTGAGTGATACTACACTTATAATGTACAAGGGAAAATTAGTAGAAAAAGGTAGTACAGAAAAAATTTACAAAAATCCGGTTCATCCTTATACAAAGATGCTATTAAATTCAATACCAGATATAGGATTTAAATGGAAAAAAGAAGAAAAATTTTTACCAGAAAAAATAGAAATAGAAGTAAATAATTTTTATAAAAAGAATATTAATAAAGATACTGAATTAGAAGTTGAAAAAAATCATAAAGTGATAGTAAATGGGAGGTAG
- a CDS encoding ABC transporter permease, whose amino-acid sequence MNLKEKLKNHDNWYYALKNKKVIIGFSIFLFFLILALLAPILTKFDYEEIAGAPYSSPSLEHLMGTTIFGRDVFTQVLYGLRSTFFVGLVGGTIALVIGVLLGFISGYKSGTLLDEGLMMLTNILLVIPVIAILIILSAYLPYRGILVQSIIIGITSWPWSARAVRAQTLAIKNKEFVNLSRISSVPTLKIIIEDIASNMFSYVFMVYILQFAGAILTAVGLDFIGLGPTRGISLGLIMQNAVNWNALPLGLWWWAILPGLILTVLVTSLYFINTGLDEVFNPKLREM is encoded by the coding sequence ATGAATTTAAAAGAAAAATTAAAAAATCATGATAATTGGTACTATGCTTTAAAAAACAAAAAAGTTATTATAGGTTTTTCCATATTTTTATTTTTTTTAATTTTAGCACTTTTAGCTCCTATTTTAACAAAATTTGATTATGAAGAAATAGCTGGAGCCCCTTATTCTTCCCCAAGTTTAGAACATTTAATGGGAACAACTATATTTGGAAGAGATGTTTTTACACAAGTCTTATATGGATTAAGATCTACATTTTTTGTTGGATTAGTTGGTGGAACTATTGCTTTAGTAATAGGGGTTCTTTTAGGATTTATCTCTGGATACAAAAGTGGTACTTTGCTAGATGAAGGATTAATGATGTTAACTAATATATTACTTGTAATACCAGTTATAGCTATATTAATAATTCTTTCTGCTTATTTACCTTACAGAGGTATATTAGTTCAAAGCATAATAATAGGAATAACTAGTTGGCCTTGGTCTGCAAGAGCCGTTAGAGCTCAAACTCTTGCAATAAAAAATAAAGAATTTGTAAATCTTTCAAGGATTTCATCAGTTCCTACATTAAAAATAATAATAGAGGATATAGCTTCAAATATGTTTTCTTATGTATTTATGGTTTATATTTTACAATTCGCTGGAGCAATCTTAACTGCTGTTGGACTTGATTTTATAGGTCTTGGACCAACAAGAGGTATATCACTTGGTTTAATTATGCAAAACGCAGTAAATTGGAATGCACTTCCCTTAGGCTTATGGTGGTGGGCAATATTACCTGGATTAATCCTTACAGTTTTAGTTACATCACTTTACTTTATAAATACTGGTTTGGATGAAGTATTTAATCCAAAATTAAGGGAGATGTGA
- a CDS encoding ABC transporter ATP-binding protein has translation MSKNILNVNDLKVYYKTLKGYVKALDGISFKVNEKEILGVAGESGCGKTTLGHSLILLKKPMKYISGEANLLNKDLMKLNAKEMNKTRFKDISIIPQAAMDSFSPTKKIKDFIKDLVEEHGIKADENFFEKVKKRFKMVNLSLDVLNRYSIELSGGMKQRVILVISTLLDPKLLIADEITSALDVSSQKFVAKMLSNFRDEKIVDSIIFITHDLSILYQIADKIMIMYAGHIAEIASSEDIIFNPKHPYTKALISSLPKIGTRFENEKLDGIEGTPPNLLNFGNGCRFRFRCPYAFDKCEKEAPPKTIISNDHEVYCWLNVGDKNE, from the coding sequence ATGTCAAAAAATATTTTAAATGTAAATGATTTAAAGGTTTATTATAAAACCTTAAAAGGTTATGTTAAAGCATTAGATGGTATATCTTTTAAAGTAAATGAAAAAGAAATTCTTGGTGTAGCAGGAGAATCTGGATGTGGTAAAACAACTCTTGGCCATAGCTTGATCTTACTAAAAAAACCTATGAAATATATCTCTGGAGAAGCAAATCTCTTGAATAAAGATTTAATGAAATTAAATGCAAAAGAAATGAACAAAACTCGGTTTAAAGATATTTCAATAATACCTCAAGCGGCTATGGATTCTTTTTCGCCAACAAAAAAGATAAAAGATTTTATAAAAGATTTAGTAGAAGAGCATGGCATAAAAGCTGATGAAAATTTTTTTGAAAAAGTCAAAAAAAGATTTAAAATGGTTAATTTGTCTTTAGATGTTTTAAATAGATATTCAATAGAACTTTCAGGAGGAATGAAACAAAGAGTAATTTTAGTAATTTCAACTCTTTTAGATCCAAAGTTATTAATAGCAGATGAAATAACTTCTGCTTTAGATGTTAGTTCACAAAAATTTGTGGCAAAAATGCTTTCTAATTTCAGAGATGAAAAAATAGTAGATTCAATAATTTTTATAACTCATGATCTTTCAATATTATATCAAATTGCAGACAAAATAATGATCATGTATGCAGGACACATTGCCGAAATAGCTTCAAGTGAAGATATAATTTTCAATCCTAAACATCCATATACCAAAGCTCTAATTTCATCTCTTCCAAAAATTGGAACAAGATTTGAAAATGAAAAGCTTGATGGAATTGAAGGTACTCCACCTAATTTATTAAATTTTGGTAATGGTTGTAGATTTAGATTTAGATGTCCTTATGCTTTTGATAAATGCGAAAAAGAAGCACCACCAAAAACAATAATTTCAAATGATCATGAAGTATATTGTTGGTTAAATGTAGGTGATAAAAATGAATGA
- a CDS encoding glycosyl hydrolase family 8, whose translation MKKFFILIVLTMEMISLSIPFPNHTKYSENIIKPSIYTQNQLDDQVYKYYQKWKNRYLTKVSKKDQMYINWNYLKRDWVEPQNAVTVSEAHGYGMLIFSIIGDKDKQAHQIYDAMFNFFKAHPSSINPNLMAWQQINNNGKIVDTEDNDSAIDGDLDIALSLIIADKQWGSNGKINYKKEALNMINAIMESEVNHEDWILQLGDWAHNDKDYMYSTRSSDFILNTISTFIKYDDKNSKKWEKVYNKIIKISNFIFNNYSKETGLLPDFLVKNSNGDYIPSQSNFLEDENDGNYNWNACRDPWRLSLDIILGNKNNELYTQLQTMNTWIEKKTNLNPSKINPGYYLNGNKIIRDWEGTDISFVAPFAVSAMINKNNQKWLNKLWDFMLYDDETSFEDIEYFPNTIRMLVMLIISGNWPKL comes from the coding sequence TTGAAAAAATTTTTTATTTTAATAGTTTTAACTATGGAGATGATTTCATTGTCAATACCTTTTCCAAATCATACAAAATATAGTGAAAATATAATAAAACCATCTATTTATACACAAAACCAATTAGATGATCAAGTTTATAAGTATTATCAAAAATGGAAAAATAGATACTTAACTAAAGTTTCTAAAAAAGATCAAATGTATATTAATTGGAATTATTTAAAAAGAGATTGGGTCGAACCCCAAAATGCTGTAACTGTATCAGAAGCTCATGGATATGGTATGCTTATTTTTTCAATAATTGGAGATAAAGATAAACAAGCTCATCAAATTTATGATGCAATGTTTAATTTTTTTAAAGCTCATCCAAGTTCAATAAATCCAAATTTAATGGCTTGGCAACAAATAAACAATAATGGGAAAATAGTCGATACTGAAGATAATGATAGTGCAATTGATGGAGATTTAGATATAGCTTTATCTTTAATAATAGCAGATAAACAATGGGGAAGTAATGGCAAAATAAACTATAAAAAAGAAGCATTAAATATGATAAATGCAATCATGGAAAGTGAAGTAAATCATGAAGATTGGATACTTCAACTTGGTGATTGGGCTCATAATGATAAAGATTATATGTATTCAACAAGAAGTTCTGATTTTATATTGAACACTATATCTACATTTATAAAGTATGATGACAAAAATTCTAAAAAATGGGAAAAAGTGTACAATAAAATTATAAAAATCAGCAATTTTATCTTTAATAATTATTCTAAAGAAACTGGGCTATTACCAGATTTTCTAGTAAAAAATAGTAATGGAGATTATATTCCTTCTCAATCTAATTTTTTAGAAGATGAAAATGATGGTAATTATAATTGGAATGCTTGTAGAGATCCTTGGAGACTTTCATTAGACATAATCTTAGGTAATAAAAATAACGAATTATATACACAACTTCAAACTATGAATACATGGATAGAAAAAAAGACAAATTTAAATCCATCAAAAATAAATCCCGGATATTACTTAAATGGTAATAAAATAATAAGAGATTGGGAAGGTACGGATATTAGTTTTGTTGCACCATTCGCAGTTAGTGCAATGATAAATAAAAATAATCAAAAATGGTTAAATAAATTATGGGATTTCATGCTTTATGACGACGAAACATCCTTTGAAGATATAGAATATTTTCCAAATACAATAAGAATGTTAGTAATGTTAATAATTTCTGGAAATTGGCCTAAATTATAA
- a CDS encoding ABC transporter permease: MQNKYFRKKIIIYLITFFFAVTLNWLIPRFMPGDPMSLLMAKLHGLNEGKAALKSFFLDSFGLNKSFFEQYLDFWKALFTGDFGVSIYLYPKPVIEIISKAAIYDIVLLLPAVILSWIFGNKLGAISGVNKKIDNILMPIFYFLTSSPYFWFAVILVYVLGVVMGLFPINGAYSSTMLPSFSFSFIIDFFKHWILPFLSLFSVMLGGWAIGMRNMIIYEMGSNYSKYMEALGSSKKLIRKYAFRNAELPQVTGLALSLGTIIAGNLTTQIVFSYPGLGYTLLKAILNQDYFLVQGCFLFIIIGVLLANFLVDILYMFIDPRVRYSYSGEV, encoded by the coding sequence ATGCAAAATAAATACTTTAGAAAAAAGATAATTATTTATTTAATAACTTTCTTTTTTGCTGTTACTTTGAATTGGTTAATTCCTCGTTTTATGCCAGGAGACCCCATGAGTCTTTTAATGGCTAAATTACATGGATTAAATGAAGGTAAAGCAGCATTAAAAAGTTTTTTTCTGGATTCTTTTGGTTTAAACAAATCTTTTTTTGAACAGTACTTAGATTTTTGGAAAGCATTGTTTACAGGAGATTTTGGAGTTAGTATTTATCTTTATCCAAAGCCAGTTATTGAAATAATAAGCAAGGCTGCAATTTATGACATAGTTTTATTATTACCAGCTGTAATACTTAGTTGGATATTTGGAAATAAACTTGGAGCTATTTCAGGTGTAAATAAAAAAATAGATAATATATTAATGCCAATATTTTATTTTTTAACTTCTTCACCATATTTTTGGTTTGCAGTTATTTTAGTTTATGTATTAGGTGTTGTTATGGGGCTTTTTCCTATAAATGGTGCTTATAGTTCTACTATGCTACCTTCTTTTTCATTTTCCTTTATAATAGATTTTTTTAAACATTGGATACTTCCATTTTTATCTTTATTTAGTGTAATGCTTGGAGGATGGGCAATAGGCATGCGAAATATGATTATATATGAAATGGGATCAAATTATTCAAAATATATGGAAGCTTTGGGTAGCTCAAAAAAATTAATTCGTAAATATGCATTTAGAAATGCTGAACTACCACAAGTAACAGGATTAGCTTTAAGTCTTGGAACAATAATAGCAGGAAACTTAACTACACAAATAGTTTTTTCTTATCCTGGTCTTGGTTATACTTTATTAAAAGCAATTTTAAATCAAGATTATTTTTTAGTACAAGGTTGTTTCTTATTCATAATAATTGGTGTTTTATTGGCTAATTTTTTAGTAGATATCCTTTATATGTTTATAGACCCTAGAGTACGTTATTCTTATTCGGGGGAGGTATGA
- the bgaS gene encoding beta-galactosidase BgaS, with protein MNFNKDFLFGASMSGFQFEMGSEKDIDNKSDWYVWTHNAANMNAGFVSGDYPEYGTNYWNQYEEDHILMKELGLKIIRIGIEWSRIFPKNTFDVKAEVKYDNNDIIDINVNDKTLEEMDKIANHDNLNHYIKILKNAKENGLKVMIDYSHFTLPIWIHDCININRNRKGIMGWASKEFVIEFSKYAAYITKKLDEYVDYYATMNEPQIIASGGYLIPSTGFIPAIYSLDVYLEAIKRQSEAHARAYDNAKKYTEKPIGMIYSFSWATPYKKEDEEIIENARYFYNYHFMDTITKGLVDDELTGKQRFRKDLEKRIDFIGVNYYTRTMVRKSEPIFEKEILNFEEMSGYGYDCEKSGFTANHTPSTDMGWEIYPEGLKGNLLLLKDRYNLPMIITENGIADKFDKLRSAFLISHLIKINEAIQDGANIFGYMHWSITDNYEWSSGFEKRFGLIQVDFKTKLRSPRPSYYVYKEIIEKREITEAMKGLTILPYNYLKK; from the coding sequence ATGAATTTTAACAAAGATTTTTTATTTGGAGCATCAATGTCTGGTTTTCAATTTGAAATGGGTAGTGAAAAAGATATAGATAATAAAAGTGATTGGTATGTTTGGACTCATAATGCCGCAAATATGAATGCTGGATTTGTTAGTGGTGATTATCCTGAATATGGAACAAATTATTGGAATCAATATGAAGAAGATCATATTTTAATGAAAGAATTAGGCTTAAAAATAATAAGAATTGGTATTGAATGGTCAAGAATATTTCCAAAAAACACTTTTGATGTTAAAGCGGAAGTTAAGTATGATAACAATGATATAATAGATATAAATGTGAATGATAAAACTTTAGAAGAAATGGATAAAATAGCAAATCATGACAATTTAAACCATTATATAAAAATATTAAAAAATGCAAAAGAAAATGGTTTAAAAGTTATGATTGATTATTCTCACTTTACATTACCCATATGGATTCATGACTGTATAAATATAAATAGAAATAGAAAAGGTATAATGGGATGGGCTTCAAAAGAGTTTGTAATTGAATTTTCCAAATATGCAGCATATATAACAAAAAAATTAGATGAATATGTTGATTATTATGCAACAATGAATGAACCTCAAATAATTGCTTCTGGTGGATATTTAATACCTTCTACTGGTTTTATACCTGCAATATATAGTTTAGATGTATACTTAGAGGCTATTAAAAGGCAAAGCGAAGCTCACGCAAGAGCTTATGATAATGCAAAAAAATATACTGAAAAACCTATTGGTATGATTTATTCTTTCTCTTGGGCAACACCTTACAAAAAAGAAGATGAAGAAATAATAGAAAATGCCAGATACTTTTATAATTATCATTTTATGGATACAATAACAAAAGGTCTTGTAGATGACGAATTAACTGGAAAACAAAGATTTAGAAAAGATTTAGAAAAAAGAATTGATTTTATAGGAGTGAATTACTATACAAGAACTATGGTCAGAAAATCAGAACCAATATTTGAAAAAGAAATATTAAACTTTGAAGAAATGAGTGGGTATGGATACGATTGTGAAAAATCTGGGTTTACAGCAAATCACACACCATCAACAGATATGGGATGGGAAATATATCCAGAAGGATTAAAAGGAAATTTATTATTATTAAAAGATAGATATAATTTACCAATGATAATAACTGAAAATGGTATAGCAGATAAATTTGATAAATTAAGATCTGCATTTTTAATATCTCATTTAATAAAAATAAATGAAGCAATACAAGATGGTGCAAATATTTTTGGTTATATGCATTGGTCTATTACAGATAATTATGAATGGTCAAGTGGCTTTGAAAAAAGATTTGGCTTAATCCAAGTAGATTTTAAAACCAAATTAAGATCTCCAAGACCAAGTTATTATGTATACAAAGAAATAATAGAAAAAAGAGAAATCACAGAAGCAATGAAGGGATTAACTATTTTACCATATAATTACTTAAAAAAATGA